The Drosophila innubila isolate TH190305 chromosome 2L unlocalized genomic scaffold, UK_Dinn_1.0 4_B_2L, whole genome shotgun sequence genome segment ATTAAAccctgaaattattttatttattatatttatattaaaattctaatagtaagtttctatttttattgcagACGACGATTGTTCATTGAAGAGAAATGTCTTTTGCGAAGAAAATAAATTCCGTAAGTAAATGAACTcacattaatataatttatccCAATTTTAATGATGAGAATTTTGATAGGGACATCTGATGTCTATGAATGATTTGTCCATTTGATAGTAGACCTGATTAAACCCtgaaattactttatttattatatttatattaaaattcttatagtaagtttctattttgatttcagATGATGATTGTTCATTAAAGAGAAATGTCTTTTGCAAGGAAAATAAATTCCGTAAGTAAATGTACAcacattaatataatttatccCAATTTTAATGATGAGAATTTTGATAGGGACATCTGATGTCTATGAATGATTTGTCCATTTGATAGTAGACCTGATTAAAccctgaaattattttatttattatatttatattaaaattctaatAGTAAGTTTCTATTTGTATTGCAGACGACGATTGTTCATTGAAGAGAAATGTCTTTTGCGAAGAAAATAAATTCCGTAAGTAAATGAACTcacattaatataatttatccCAATTTTAATGATGAGAATTTTGATAGGGACATCTGATGTCTATGAATGATTTGTCCATTTGATAGTAGACCTGATTAAACCCTGAAATtactttgtttattatatttatattaaaattctaatagtaagtttctatttttattgcagACGACGATTGTTCATTGAAGAGAAATGTCTTTTGCGAAGAAAATAAATTCCGTAAGTAAATGAACTcacattaatataatttatccCAATTTTAATGATGAGAATTTTGATAGGGACATCTGATGTCTATGAATGATTTGTCCATTTGATAGTAGACCTGATTAAACCCtgaaattactttatttattatatttatattaaaattctaatagtaagtttctattttgatttcagATGATGATTGTTCATTAAGGAGAAATGTCTTTTGCAAGGAAAATAAATTCCGTAAGTAAATGAACTcacattaatataatttattttcaattttaatgatgaGAATTTTGATAGGGACATCTGATGTCTATGAATGATTTATCCATTTGATAGTAGACCTGAATATAccttaacataattttaattgttatattacTATTAAAATTACTAATAAGTTTCTACTCTTATTTCAGATAATGGTGGTGAATTGCAAAGAAGTATCTTCAATGAGGACAAATCAAACCACTCTTGACGAGAAggcttaaattaataacaacatAAATAGTGGCACCTGATGCCAATGtgtgatttattaaattttatatggcaacaaacaaattttatatggaaTAAATAACCTatccaataaaaaattatgaaaattgtttttttttaatgtataaaaaatgtgaAGTCAGTTTTAGATTTAAACAGTTAGGCAGAATTGtaattagttattttattttaaaacgtATATTTTATCTGTGGAACGGGTATTTATCTGATTTGAAAAGCATAGCATGCGAAGTGAACAATGAAATAGGTTATGTAGTAATTTTTGGCGCCACCTTTTGAAATTCTGTGCTTATCGTATTGAAATGCAACTCGGCACCATCAGCTGTTTACCAGCTGTTTCCCTAAAAGGTAAAAACAGTTGACTAATTTCAACTGGCAACATGAActattaaaaagtattaagaTCAAACAAAGACTGCAATTGACGAATCAAGATCAGCAAGTTGCCAAATATGTTGCCCACCAAATCAGATTCTCGACGGCGCCTCAATGCCACTGGGGCTACAGCTGGCGACTACCATAAAGTATCCGAGGATGCAACCGAAACCGATGGATTTGTAAATGAGCAATGGGTAACTCCAAACGTCGAGGAATCTACTCCCTGGAAGACAATTGCAATCATACTTACATTATTCATTGGCGGAACGGTTCGTATTCAAATCTTCAGAAGAAATTTTAGTCAATAATTGTTGTCATTAGATTTGCCTTGGTTGTGCTACGTTGGATTGGTTGGCGGACGTGAATCAGGATCGTACCGATCGCGTCTGGGCCCTGATAGTAATTGGAGCGTTGACTATTATACCAGGCGGATATTACTTCTATGTTCTTTCATGTATTTTACTGCGACGAAAGGGATATTCAATGGACGACATTCG includes the following:
- the LOC117780736 gene encoding transmembrane protein 230 produces the protein MLPTKSDSRRRLNATGATAGDYHKVSEDATETDGFVNEQWVTPNVEESTPWKTIAIILTLFIGGTICLGCATLDWLADVNQDRTDRVWALIVIGALTIIPGGYYFYVLSCILLRRKGYSMDDIRRLG